The stretch of DNA tcccagctcttcccggtgttcaccgacgcccttttggggccccggactttctgctgcggtccaagctggggtcctgcaaactttcagagttcagacgagatgcgaggtacaggcaaggcaaaggcagaacgtagtcggggtacaggcacaagtcggggctggcagcaatattcgtagtcggggtacaggcaaacggtcaaggcaggtagcaagtatcgtggtcagggtcaggcaaaggtcaaatccggaaacagcaaacaaaatgcaagagcaggtactgtagataacagaagccagcttgggcaatgaaaacaatgaaggaaggggtttaaatagccgaatttggcgccaaaaatcaaaggaaccggaaacctaaaaaacctacacaaagatggcgcctaatgcttcagggcgcgcgactgcgcatgtccgcgcgtcatcgcgcatgcgcagtaacgccgcgccgtccctgccgaacccggaagtgcgggcccTTAATAGAGCGCGTCCTAAGGTAGGGGAACGCGCCGGTCCGGCAGAGCGCCTAAcaacctcatcgctaagtctaaagcagaagagggtactttatttgacctgggacacgagcatacactgaaaattgctcttatttatatttatgaaagaGCAGCACCTGGAGAAATATGCTGCTCTCTTTAGCAGTGACAGTGCCAGTAGTAGGTCCAAGTAGTACCGTATCTGGGCTCGGTTCTACAATCGGAACCATGATCCTAGTAAAAACAGCAAATATCTGGGTCCAGTATTCACTAATTTTAACTAATCTGGGGCATGTATCTACTTTGCTGGGATCAATCCGTTTTAAATGTTCTGGAGTAATATTGGATCGATGGATACATTTAATTTGCATAAGTTGGTCTTTAGCTGCCATTAGAGGTGGGAGAAGATGTTGCAGTATGTCCACTTATTTTTGCATGGGACTTGTCTCTTATTATTTGATAGCATGAGCAGCTGGTAAATAGCGGAGAGTGGTTTGGATAGGTTTAGGAGTTTTCTTTTTATGTTCCGAGGCTTCAAtcctgggtagagatgtagcgaactgttcgccggcgaactaattcgcgcgaacatcgggtgttcgcagtccgcaaattcgcgaacttttcgtgatgttcgcaatttgggttcgccggcaccgaaaaaatcgcaaaacttacgataactttacaaatgctccgaaaaagtcgcaaaacttacgataacgttacgaatgctccgaaaaagtcgcaaaacttacgataacgttacgaatgctccgaaaaagtcgcaaaacttacaataacgttacgaatgatctgaaaaagtcgcaaaacttacgataacgttacgaatgatccgaaaaagtcgcaaaacttacgataacgttacgaaagctctgaaaaagtcgcaaaacttacgataacgttacgaatgatccgaaaaagtcgcaaaacttacgataacgttactaaagctccgaaaaagtcgcaaaacttacgataactttacgaaagcgccggaaaatacgaaaaagtcgcaaaattaccgatcatttcaaAAAACgccgtgtgtcaatttttcagaggtttttgcccttgatccccctcctgcatgccactgtccaggtcgtggcaccctttaaacaactttaaaatcagttttctgggcagaaatggcttttctaaaagttcgcgaactttttttttgaggttcgctacatccctaatcctgGGTCCTGTGTTAGAGAATTGACTATGCGTTGCATGTTGTAATTGATAGTATTGGAAACATACATTAGGGGGCCCATTCGCTAAAGTCCACATTTGTGGGCTTAAATTCACaatatgggaaaaatttggagtaaacacgttaatttctgatgttctaaaatgtcacgaaaatgcttttaatggttgtacaaaaatatcgatattgccttccgaaagtcacaacattttttgtAAACGGCGCGAAAGCCTttctttgaaaccttcaatgcatgatgtgggaagcctcccataggactcaatggcactctgcagctccaacccggcccaaggaaagtctcccatagggctcaatggcactctgcagctccaacccggcccaaggaaagtctcccatagggctcaatggcactctgcagctccaacctggcccaaggaaagtctcccatagggctcaatggcactctgcagctccaacccggcccaaggaaagtctcccatagggctcaatggcactctgcagctccaacccggcccaaggaaagtctcccatagggctcaatggcactctgcagctccaacccggcccaaggaaagtctcccataaggctcaatggcactctgcagctccaacccggcccaaggaaagtctcccatagggctcaatggcactctgcagctccaacccagcccaaggaaagtctcccatagggctcaatggcactctgcagctccaacccagcctaaggatagtctcccatagggctcaatggcactctgcagctcaaacccggcccaaggaaagtctcccatagggctcaatggcactctgcagctccaacccggcccaaggaaagtctcccatagggctcaatggcactctgcagctccaacccggcccaaggaaagtctcccatagggctcaatggcactctgcagctccaacccggcccaaggaaagtctcccatagggctcaatggcactctgcagctccaacccggcccaaggaaagtcacccatagggctcaatggcactctgcagctccaacccggcccaaggaaagtcacccatagggctcaatggcactctgcagctccaacctggcccaaggaaagtcacccatagggctcaatggcactctgcagctccaacaaggcccaaggaaagtctcccatagggctcaatggcactctgcagctccaacccagcctaaggatagtctcccatagggctcaatggcactctgcagctcaaacccggcccaaggaaagtctcccatagggctcaatggcactctgcagctccaacccggcccaaggaaagtttcccatagggctcaatggcactctggagctccaacctggcccaaggagagtctcccatagggctcaatggcactctaccaaagcttgaattaattctgaaatgttcatagtctttgcgaaaagtatgactttttcgtgggAGTTAACGAaatccacgaaaaagttgtggaattttaacgaaattattgtggacattacaAAATGTTCTGTAACTAACAATTTTTCTCATAACTACTTAATCGtggtttagtgaatgggcccctaggtgttaTGGTCCCAGCGATGTTTAGTTGGTTAAGCATTATCATTTGCCTTTGGAACAAATCTTTTTGTCCTTGTCCTGCCCACCACTGCTAGTCTGGTATTCCTTGGAAATGTGGCAATTTCAGATTTTTCTATATTGGATTATGTGGGGAGAATATCTCCTCTCCCGTTGGGTGTAGAAACTTCTGGGCTACTGACCAAGCCTTTAAAGTGATAGACATTGACTATAGATTGGTGTGCCTCCTTACCTCTATATGGTAAGACTCTTATGTTTCCATGGAACCCAGTATACAGTACCTGTAGATGCCTCCAGTACCGTGGCAGGGTTGGAGCAAGCTGACTCATACCACCATCTGATAGTAACTAATATTGCCGCCAAATAATATTCAGTAAAGCTAGACCTCCTGCATGTTGGTCTTTGTAATGTTGTCATCTTTTAGTTCCATATGAATGAGATGAGTAGGGAGTTCAGGTGTTTAAAAAGGATTAAGGGAGCCAACTAGGGGTATTCCTAAACACATATTGACATTTGGGTAAATACTTCATTTTGACAAGATTAATGCGACTTAGAAGCCATAATGGGATATGTGCCCACTGCATTAGTTTGGTAGTCATATCTGTCACAGTCGGgtctacattatttttcttataatccTTCACACCTAGGGTCACTGTCATTCCCAAATATTAGAATTGGTCTACCCACAAGAGGGAGTAGGCCTAGTTCAATGTGTGGGATTCTTATCTTTGACCAGATCAATGTCATCCATAAACCACAATTGCAGTATTCTCTATGACAGCGGGCTTCatctttaagcttttttttttgggggggggagtaTTCTCTGCTGCCTTTCTCCCCCTAAAGGCAGTGAAGCCACAAGTGCCAAGGGAcctgttgcagaaaatacgcacagtacgaacaaatacaatttttttgtatttcggacctgtcgtactttgataaatgtgtgcaTTTTAGAGCACACATGGGTGCATTTGCAGATGAGCCCTATGGTCATTATCATTTATCTGGCTTGTTGTACAGCTGCAAACCCCTAGAAATAATTTACATGAAGATATTCACTAAAATGTTATTCATTTGGGTGTTCATCACTGTGTGCGCAATACTGGTACAGTTCACCGTATGAGTCCACAATGCAAATGTTAACAGTTGTGATCAATCCAACTTGTTCTTGATTATCAATACAGGTACAAGCTGAAGCACATGATTAATAAAGCACACATTCTAGTGAATGGCATTTTGCAGGCATatagttttattcatttttgttaaCAGCACTGCCCCCGCTGATCATCAATGACTccttttgatttttgttttgttggAAATTTGTTGTTTAAAATCCTTGTTCCGAAATGTGTATATAAAAGGGTTGATTAATGGTATCAAGGCAGTGTAGAGCAGGGAAAATGGTTTAGATAAAGTGGATGAATACTGAGATGTAGGCCTCATATAAGTAATCAGTGTTGCGCCGTAGAAGAGACTGACCACAGTGAGGTGGGAGGTACAAGTAGAGAAAGCTTTCTTCCTTCCTGTAGCAGAATGGATCTTTATAATAGTGGAAATGATGTAGGTATAAGAGGCCACTGTAAGTGCGAATGCAGGAAGTCCCACCAATGAGCCCAAAACATATGTCAACAACTGAATAGAAAAAGTGTTTGCACAAGACAGTGTTAATAATATGGAAggatcacagaagaaatggtctATTGCCTGTGATCTGCAGAAAGGTAAATGGGATATGAGCACAGTGTGTGACATTGGTTCTGCAAGACTGAACATCCAGCAAGTTATGACCAATATAACACAGACCCTTCTGTTCATCACAATCAAGTACCTCAAAGGATTACAAATAGCAACATAGCGGTCATATGCCATGACAGTCAATGAGACAAATTCAGCACATGTCAAAGACAAAAAGAAGTGTAACTGGGTCATGCAGCCACCAAAAGAAATTGTATTGTCCCCTCTTAAGAGCATAGAAAGAAGTTTAGGCTGAGAAACAGAAGAAGCACAGAGATCTAAAAATGCAAGATTGCACAGGAAGAAGTACATAGGAAAGCTCAATAAAGAGGTTTGGTAAATCACTATTAGGATAAGAATATTTCCCTGTAAAGTAAGAAGATAGATCAGGAGAAACAGGCAGAACAATGGGATCTGTATGTCTGGGTAATCTGAGAAACCCTGGAGAATGAATCCACTGCTGCTGCTTTGGTTCTCAGCTGGCATAGTTATTGTGGCTCTTGGCCTACATAAGGGAAAATATGAGAGATAAAGCAGAAACTAAATATAACAAGGCCATAGgtaaaatgaaatatacaaacaAAGAAAAAGAGTAACGCTGGTGGTAGGAGAAAAGTTAACACAATTATAAACTGATGTACAATTTAATTGAAGTAGCTTGTTGGAACACACTTTCTGCTGATGTTGTAAAAATAGCTACAAGAGAAGGTTTAATGTTGGATATGACCCCTGATTATTAAGACTACAAATCCAATTAAACTAAACAGGCTATGTTGTTACATGGAAACATTTTTTCCTTTGGCCAATAATTAATCAAATCTTGTCTTGATCAAATTGTTATGATTTCACTAATAACATTTGGTTTCACACTTACAGTTTGTGCTGTATAGTATATGTAGGTAAAGGTGTTGTACCGGTTAGCCAGTTAAAAGATTATAGGGTAAAACTATTGATTTGAAACATAACAAAAGTGGTGTAATGGTGATACTTTTGTTGGCTAGGATTATCATCTTCCACTTTTGTTATGTTCCATATCAATTGTTTTACCCTACATAGGATATCCTATTAGCATTCTGCATCTTGACTTTTATCACATATTTCTAACATGTATGATACATGTCTTAAGATACTTTCTTAGATTGTAATCTATTTCCTGGAATGCTAGAGACctgggtttcctggataaggcatatttctgtaagttggatcaaCATACCTTAAGAACTTAAGAAGCTTAGTTAATTATTATGGATAcaaattagtattatttgcttaaaatatagTTTATGGGGCATTGCCTTCCAATGATTATCTTACCTGTAGTTGCAGAATTTTTAGTGATTGAACTGCTCTTTTCTTTTCTCAGAAGTTTCAAACAAAGGCAACATGGAATATCTGCAGgacattgtgggttttttttcatatGAATTCATTTCTAGCCATGATTGATTTTCTTTTCTAAATAAGTCCCGGGAAGTCCTGGATGCCTGAATGCTGAAGTCCTTCAATTTATGCCATTCATATGTAGtttcatatattttaaaagttatttgaggGTCCAAATCAACCTTTGCTTTTGCTTAGATGGGTCTGCAAAACAAAAACTCAATGTGAAAGACAACTTGCATCTTAATTATGCGTTCTCTAAAAATCTACTTTCTTTTATAGATCAAGATATGAATTCAATtctttttatagatatttatatcAGATACCCCCTAAAAAAAAACCTGAGTATTTAATAAACTTATTCTGAAAATGAATAAAATCACAGAGAGTATCTGTTTGACAATGCTTGGTAGTATTTCAGAAGCCATACAATTTATAGAGGTACGATAAAAAAAGCAGTAGCTTAAAGCAGTTCCCTAATGGTTGAGGAACCTCAAGAGATCCACAAAACCACAATCTGGAGAGTTCAGCTCTTACTAAGATGAAACACTCATTACAGTGGTACagtcttaaaaaaaacataaattactgTTTTCAACTTGTGTTTATCAATAGTTCATTACTATTTCTTGCTGTCCAAAATGCTGGCCAGGCAGCATTTCCTCCACCCACTATCTTCTCCATTGACTGTGTCGGCCAGAAGCTGAAAGATGCTGAACTTTATTGTAATGTGCTGATTATTTAACCCCCCTCCAGTAGGTAGTGGTGCGAGAAGGATACCTTCTTTCACAAGACCTACTGTATTTGTTTATCtgttctttttcttctctttaccAACCATtagcaatgagcacattttttcagcaggcatggatttgcagcgaatttccgcatttccccattgggtaacttcagcgaaaatctaccacaaaaaaatttgttgcgtgtcaaaatagTTGTTGTCGCGTCAACatgcatggttgcatcaaaatgggcatggtcgtgtAAAAATAGGCAAGTCAAAACTTCGTGCAATATAcgcatttcacatatttttttaacacattttacagcgaagtgaaatgggacagattcgctcatcactaccaaccaTATCATTAATATGACCAATGAGCAGCTGTTGcagatagtgataagcaaaatgttttttccaggcatggattcgcagcgaatttccgcatttcgacattggcgaattgttagCCAATGCCGAAAACTTAACGAAAATCTGCTGTGAAAAAGTttgatgcgcgtcaaaaaaagacacacggGACAAAAAATATGTGTGACAAACGTGTTTTCTTAGCGTTTCGTGACTtcttcagcgaagcaaaacgggacagatttgctcatcactagtcgcaaTGTTTTCAAGGACTTGTAGGTTTTATCTTTCAGTTTATCTACTTGTTTGCCTGTACGGGTTAATTAAAATTAAGGCCCATGGCATTAGGGTTCATCTGACACCTTTCTATGTGAATTCAGTAGGTGAATTATTATTTAATAGTGTTTAGAA from Xenopus tropicalis strain Nigerian chromosome 8, UCB_Xtro_10.0, whole genome shotgun sequence encodes:
- the LOC116406807 gene encoding olfactory receptor 6Y1-like translates to MPAENQSSSSGFILQGFSDYPDIQIPLFCLFLLIYLLTLQGNILILIVIYQTSLLSFPMYFFLCNLAFLDLCASSVSQPKLLSMLLRGDNTISFGGCMTQLHFFLSLTCAEFVSLTVMAYDRYVAICNPLRYLIVMNRRVCVILVITCWMFSLAEPMSHTVLISHLPFCRSQAIDHFFCDPSILLTLSCANTFSIQLLTYVLGSLVGLPAFALTVASYTYIISTIIKIHSATGRKKAFSTCTSHLTVVSLFYGATLITYMRPTSQYSSTLSKPFSLLYTALIPLINPFIYTFRNKDFKQQISNKTKIKRSH